GTGCAGACATACGCTCCGAACCATCCGGCGATTATGGCTGCGCGATCGCAGGATTACGAGTCATTCTACCGCCAGGAAATTCCCTTCAGGGAAGAGCTGGGGTATCCGCCCTTCACGCGCTTTATCATCGTGACGGTGCGCGGCCGGAGCGAGGGAGCGGTAAAATGGATCAGCAACTATTGTGCGAGGACGGTGCGCGAGCTGCACCCGCCGGAGATGGAGGTGCTGGGACCGGCCCCGTCGCCGATCGTGCGTGCGAAGGGCTACTACCGGTGGCAGATTATTTTCAAGGGCGAGAGCGTGATCCGGATGAACGGCGTGTTGAAAGAGGCGCTGGGCAAGGTGAAGCCGGGTAAGGGAGTTCAAATTGTGGTGGATGCGGACCCGATATCGATGCTATAATCCCACCCTTTGGGCATCCATGCGGTGTTTCTATCAGGCAGACGTGGTTTTGGATGCGCTGTTTTTACGTTATGACGGGATCTACGATGGATAAACCAGTGATGAGGAGTTTCCGGTACCGATGGGGCGAGGGTATGTGGTCCCATGTCTTCCACCGCATCTCCGGCCTCGCGCTGATGCTCTATATTGCGATGCACATATGGGTGGTGCACCATATCCAGCATGGCCAGGGAGCGTATGATTCCCTGATGAATCTTCTGCACAGGCCGATGTTCAGAGTAGGGGAGGCGCTGCTGCTGGCGGCCATTCTCTACCATTCTCTCAACGGGATGAGACTCGTCGTGATGGACAGCGGTTTTGGCATGAGGATGCACAGGTCCACCTTCTGGCTCGTCTTCGCCATCTGCGCGATCCTCGGAATCGCGGGAGGGATTGTGCTCGTCTTCTTCACTGCCGGAGCGAGGGTATAATACCAATGCGCCAGACGGGATCTTACACATGGCTCTTTCAGCGGCTGAGCGGGGCATTGCTCTTCGTGATGCTCGCCGCGCATTTCATACTCATGCACTATATGGGATTTGAAAAGAGGCTCTACGCCGACGTGCTCCGGAGGCTCTCGAACCCGCTGTGGAAAACGTTCGATCTTGTTTTCCTCTCGCTCGCCCTCTACCACGGCTGGTATGGCGTGTGGGCGGTGGCACAGGATTATCTTATGCGGGATGCGTGGCGGATCATCTGCCTGATCGTGATCGTGACGCTTGGATGTATACTATTTTCCCTGGGGCTTGTGACGATAGTGTCATTTCACGCGTAAAATCATTTTCGGCACCTGATTATTCTGATTTCTCTGAGGAATTTGTTAAGGAGAGCAGAAAATATTTTACATGTCATTGCGAGGAGTCCCGCTAAGCGGGACGTCAAAGCAATCCCAACTCTTTGCTAAGCGAGAGATTGCTTCGCTCCGCTCGCAATGACAGGCTATAAACATGTACGAGATTAGGTGCGTTCCTTAGTAAAAGTCAGGTTGATCAGAGAGATCAGGCGCGCATGAGACTGGTACATTATAAATCAGGTTAATCAGAGAGATCAGGTGCTCGTGAGACTGGTACATTATGCTCCATCGGTATGACACAGTGATCATCGGCGCCGGCCTCGCCGGCATGCGCGCGGCCCTCGAGGCGCAGTCCGCGGGGAGCTGCTGTGTCCTGACCAAGGTGTTTCCCACGCGGTCGCACTCGGGAGCCGCCCAGGGGGGGATCGCTGCCTCTCTCGGCAACGCGGATGACGATGACTGGGGCCTCCACATGTTCGACACCGTCAAGGGGAGCGACTACCTCGCCGACCAGGACGCGGTCGAGATCCTCGTCAGGGAGGCGCCGCAGGCGGTCATCGAACTGGAGCACATGGGCGTGCCCTTCAGTCGGACCGCGGAGGGGCTCATCGCGCAGCGCGGGTTCGGCGGGCATACGAAGCAGCGGGCGTGCTACGCGGCCGACCTCACGGGGCATGTCATCCTCCACGCGCTCTATGAGCAGTGCCTGAAACACGCAGTCATGTTTTACCCCGAGTACCTCGTGCGCGCCCTCATCATCGTGGACGGCGTCTGCTCGGGTGTGGTGGCGCTGGATATCCTCCATGGCGAGGTGCACACGTTCTGGGGGCGCACGGTGGTGTTCGCCACCGGCGGCTACGGGAGGGCGTACAAGATCACCTCCAACGCGCACGCGAACAGCGGCGACGGATTGAGCATTGTGCTCCGCGCCGGCCTCCCGCTGGAGGATATGGAGTTTGTCCAGTTCCATCCGACAGGTTTTTATCCGAGCGGCATCCTTGTCACCGAGGGGGCGCGCGGGGAGGGAGCGTATATCCTCAATGGCAAGGGCGAGCGGCTGATGAAGAAGTACGCCCCCGACAGAATGGAGCTCGCGCCGCGCGACGTCACCGCCCGGGCGATCCAGACAGAGATAAACGAGGGGGGCGGCATCGGCGGCGGCGCATATGTCCACCTCGACCTGCGGCACCTCGGCGCGGAAAAGATCATGAAGCGGCTCCCGCAGATACTCGATCTCGCCCGCCGCTTCACGGATGTCGATGCGCTGAAGGAGCCGATACCTATCCAGCCGACGGCGCACTACTCCATGGGCGGGATCCCCACGGACAACGATGGCCGCGTCCTCGGTGACGCGCGGGGGACGATGGTATCCGGCCTCTACGCGTGCGGGGAGTGCGCCTGCGTTTCCGTGCACGGCGCGAACCGCCTGGGGTGCAATTCACTCCTCGAGGCGGTGGTGTTCGGGCGGCGCGCCGGGAGAGCGGTCTGCAGTGACCTCCCGCGCATCGAGTGGGGCGCGCAGCCCAAAGGGTTCGCGGATGCGGTGCAGAAAGAACTCACCGCCCTCATGGAGCGCGATGGCACGGAGTCGTTCGCGCGCATCCGGGACGAGCTCCAGGTGAGTATGCAGAAAAATTGCGGCATCTTCAGGACGGAAGGGCAGCTCCGCGAGCAGCTCGGGATCATCGGGCGACTGAAGGAGCGCTTCGCCCGCGCGCCGTTGAGCGATAAGGGGAAACGGTTCAATACCGAACTCGTCGAGTTGCTGGAGCTGAGGAGCCTCCTTGATTTCACGGAACTGATCGTGGCGGGGGCGCTCGCCCGCAAAGAGAGCCGCGGGGCCCATTCCCGCAAGGATTACCCGGCGCGCAACGATGCCGAGTGGCTCACGCACACGCTCGCCTGGAAAAGTCCCGACGGACCGGTTTTCGACTACAAGCCTGTGCGGATCACAAGGTATCAACCGAAGGAGAGAACATATTAAATCCCAAATCCCAAATCCCAAATCCCAATTTAAGATTTTTCGATACGATCCCGAGCGGTCGGCCAGGCCTCGCTACGATACGTTCGATGTCGAAGTGGCGAAGGGGATGACGGTGCTCGACTGCCTCCAGGCGATCAAGTCGGGCATGGACGGGACACTCGCCTTCCGCCGCTCCTGCCGGAGCGCGATCTGCGGCTCGTGCGCGATGAACATCAATGGGAAAAACGACCTCGCCTGCCATCTTCAGGTGGCGTCGCTCGGGGTGAGGACCGTCACCGTGAACCCGCTGCCGGGCTACCCCCTTATCAAGGATCTGGTGGTGGACATGGAGGAGTTCTACCGGTCGCTGCGGAAGGTCCTCCCCTGGCTGGTGAGGAAATCGCCCTTCCCCGACAGGGAGTTTGTGCAATCGCCAGAGAATCGGGATAAAATTGACAGCGCGGTGAACTGCATCCTGTGCGGGAGCTGTACCTCATCGTGCCCCTCGTTCTGGTTCAACACCGCCTACCTCGCTCCCGGGGCGCTGCTGAAGGCGTACCGGTTCATTTTCGACAGCCGGGACGAGGCCGGCAGGGAACGGCTGGAGCTCGTGGACGAGAAGAACGGCATCTGGAGATGCCACACGATTTTCAACTGCGAGGAGTCCTGCCCGAAGAACTTGCGGCCGAACGAGGCGATCGCGCAGCTCAAGATAGCGGCGCTGAAGGACTCGATCTAGTCAGTGGCGGAGGGATAACAGGCTGATGAGACGCAAAGCGGCAAAGAGAGCGGAGTACGTGCTGAGGGACGTCGAGGAGCCCGTATTCTTCCGCGACGTATTCCCCTATACTGAGATACCCCGCGTCCAGTTTGAGGGGGCGCCCGTCCCGATCGAACTCCCCCGGGAGATATGGATCACCGACACGACGTTCAGGGACGGACAGCAGTCGCGCCCTCCCTACACGGTCGAGCAGATTGTTGACATCTACACCATGATGCACGAGCTGACGGGGGAAACGGGACTCATCCGGCAGTGCGAGTTCTTCCTCTACAGCGATCAGGACAAGGAGGCCGTCCGGCGCTGCCTCTCGCGGGGCTATCACTACCCGCAGGTGACGGGCTGGATCCGCGCGCGGAAGGAAGACTTCCAGCTCGTGAGGGAGATGGGGCTCAAGGAGACGGGGATTCTCACCTCGTGCTCGGACTACCATATCTTCCTGAAGCTGAACTGGACGAGGCGGCAGGCTGCGGATAACTATCTGGCTGTTGTGAGAGCCGCCCTCGAGGCGGGGATCGTACCCCGCTGCCACCTTGAGGATATCACGCGGGCTGACTTTTTCGGATTCGTGGTTCCGTTCGTGCGGGAGCTCATGGAGCTCTCCGAGGAGAGCGGCATCCCCATCAAGGTGAGGGCATGCGATACCCTTGGGTACGGCGTGCCGTTCGCTGAGGTGCCCCTTCCCAGGAGCGTCCCCAGGCTGATTCACGGCCTCAGGCACTGCGCCGGAGTCCCCTCCGAGAGGCTCGAGTGGCACGGACACAACGACTTCCATAAAGTGCTGATCAACGCCGTGGCGTCATGGCTCTACGGCTGTTCCGCCGCAAACGGCGCCCTGCTGGGCTTTGGCGAGCGGACCGGGAACCCCCCAGTGGAAGGGTTGGTCATGGAGTATCTTTCGCTGAAAGGCCATCAGGAGGGGATAGACACAACAGTGATCACCAGGATCGCGCGATACTTCCAGGATACAATCGGCGTGCGTATCCCCCACAACTATCCGTTTGTCGGGATGGACTTCAATACGACGAGTGCTGGGATCCACGCCGACGGCGTTCTCAAACACGAAGAGATCTACAACGCCTTTGACACGGTGAAGCTCCTCAAGCGCCCGATCCGGGTGAGCATCACCGATAAGTCGGGAGTGGCGGGCATCGCGTACTGGGTTGACTCCTACCTCGGCCGCGAGGGGGAGAAGCGCACTGACAAGAGAGACCCCGGCCTCGCGAAAATAAAGAAGTGGGTTGACGAGCAGTACGCGCGGCAGCGGACGACCGCCATATCCGACGACGAGATGCTGCACCTGGCCCGCATGCACCTGCCCCGCCTCTTCAAATCAGAGTTTGACGAGCTCAAGGCCAGGGTGTCCGCGATCGCGCAGCAGCTCGTTGAAAAGGTCACCGAGCGGGCAGAGGTGCGCTCCATGCGGCCTGAGAAGATGGAGCTGGTCCTCAAGGCGATGCTTGATGATCATCCCTTTATCAAGTACATGTATGTGACTGACCGCGAGGGCCGGAAGATCACCGCGAATATCGTGAGGCCATTTGATCAGGAGAAGTATGACGCCTATTTCACCGATGGATTTGATTTCTCGAACAGGAGCTGGTACAAGCGCCCGATGAAGACGGGGAAGACACACGTGAGCGATTTTTACACATCGCTCCTGGACGGGGCGCTCTGCATCACCGTGGCCGCTCCGGTGAGGAGCATGGATGGGGAGATTGCGGGAGTGTTTGGCATAGACATCCTGTTTGAGGACATCGCAAAGATATAAGTTTCCGGGAAGATGCGTATGGCGAGAGGCGCACTTAAACTCCAGCAGATTTTAAAGCCGGTTATCAGGGTCTTATTCCGTATTTTATCCCGGATTCGGGTGGTAGGTTTAGAGAATCTGCCCTCGCGGCCGCCCTACATCGTTTTCTCAAATCATATCTCCTGGTTCGATCCCTTCCTGGTAGGGTCTTGGGTCCCTGCCCCTGTATATTTCATGACAATGGAGGGGCTCTTAAAGTTCCCCCCGCTCGGCCTGCTCTTGAGGTGTGTTGGCGCTTTCCCTGTCAGCCGGGGGTCGCTTGATCGCAGCGCGATAGAGAACTCAACGAATATCCTGGAGAGCGGCGGCGTTGTCTTCATTTTTCCCGAGGGCGGCATCGGGCGCCTGAGGAAAGGGGAAAAGCTCCGTCCCGGGATCAGCCTCATCGCCCAGCGCACAAACGTCCCGCTCGTGCCCGTGGACATCAGCGGCTGCCGTGGCCTCTACCACCCCCTGAAGCTCCTGACCCGTCGCGTGAGCATAGAGATCCG
The DNA window shown above is from Candidatus Auribacterota bacterium and carries:
- the sdhC gene encoding succinate dehydrogenase, cytochrome b556 subunit, with product MDKPVMRSFRYRWGEGMWSHVFHRISGLALMLYIAMHIWVVHHIQHGQGAYDSLMNLLHRPMFRVGEALLLAAILYHSLNGMRLVVMDSGFGMRMHRSTFWLVFAICAILGIAGGIVLVFFTAGARV
- the sdhD gene encoding succinate dehydrogenase, hydrophobic membrane anchor protein translates to MRQTGSYTWLFQRLSGALLFVMLAAHFILMHYMGFEKRLYADVLRRLSNPLWKTFDLVFLSLALYHGWYGVWAVAQDYLMRDAWRIICLIVIVTLGCILFSLGLVTIVSFHA
- the sdhA gene encoding succinate dehydrogenase flavoprotein subunit — protein: MLHRYDTVIIGAGLAGMRAALEAQSAGSCCVLTKVFPTRSHSGAAQGGIAASLGNADDDDWGLHMFDTVKGSDYLADQDAVEILVREAPQAVIELEHMGVPFSRTAEGLIAQRGFGGHTKQRACYAADLTGHVILHALYEQCLKHAVMFYPEYLVRALIIVDGVCSGVVALDILHGEVHTFWGRTVVFATGGYGRAYKITSNAHANSGDGLSIVLRAGLPLEDMEFVQFHPTGFYPSGILVTEGARGEGAYILNGKGERLMKKYAPDRMELAPRDVTARAIQTEINEGGGIGGGAYVHLDLRHLGAEKIMKRLPQILDLARRFTDVDALKEPIPIQPTAHYSMGGIPTDNDGRVLGDARGTMVSGLYACGECACVSVHGANRLGCNSLLEAVVFGRRAGRAVCSDLPRIEWGAQPKGFADAVQKELTALMERDGTESFARIRDELQVSMQKNCGIFRTEGQLREQLGIIGRLKERFARAPLSDKGKRFNTELVELLELRSLLDFTELIVAGALARKESRGAHSRKDYPARNDAEWLTHTLAWKSPDGPVFDYKPVRITRYQPKERTY
- a CDS encoding succinate dehydrogenase iron-sulfur subunit, which encodes MPNPKSQFKIFRYDPERSARPRYDTFDVEVAKGMTVLDCLQAIKSGMDGTLAFRRSCRSAICGSCAMNINGKNDLACHLQVASLGVRTVTVNPLPGYPLIKDLVVDMEEFYRSLRKVLPWLVRKSPFPDREFVQSPENRDKIDSAVNCILCGSCTSSCPSFWFNTAYLAPGALLKAYRFIFDSRDEAGRERLELVDEKNGIWRCHTIFNCEESCPKNLRPNEAIAQLKIAALKDSI
- a CDS encoding cache domain-containing protein encodes the protein MRRKAAKRAEYVLRDVEEPVFFRDVFPYTEIPRVQFEGAPVPIELPREIWITDTTFRDGQQSRPPYTVEQIVDIYTMMHELTGETGLIRQCEFFLYSDQDKEAVRRCLSRGYHYPQVTGWIRARKEDFQLVREMGLKETGILTSCSDYHIFLKLNWTRRQAADNYLAVVRAALEAGIVPRCHLEDITRADFFGFVVPFVRELMELSEESGIPIKVRACDTLGYGVPFAEVPLPRSVPRLIHGLRHCAGVPSERLEWHGHNDFHKVLINAVASWLYGCSAANGALLGFGERTGNPPVEGLVMEYLSLKGHQEGIDTTVITRIARYFQDTIGVRIPHNYPFVGMDFNTTSAGIHADGVLKHEEIYNAFDTVKLLKRPIRVSITDKSGVAGIAYWVDSYLGREGEKRTDKRDPGLAKIKKWVDEQYARQRTTAISDDEMLHLARMHLPRLFKSEFDELKARVSAIAQQLVEKVTERAEVRSMRPEKMELVLKAMLDDHPFIKYMYVTDREGRKITANIVRPFDQEKYDAYFTDGFDFSNRSWYKRPMKTGKTHVSDFYTSLLDGALCITVAAPVRSMDGEIAGVFGIDILFEDIAKI
- a CDS encoding lysophospholipid acyltransferase family protein: MARGALKLQQILKPVIRVLFRILSRIRVVGLENLPSRPPYIVFSNHISWFDPFLVGSWVPAPVYFMTMEGLLKFPPLGLLLRCVGAFPVSRGSLDRSAIENSTNILESGGVVFIFPEGGIGRLRKGEKLRPGISLIAQRTNVPLVPVDISGCRGLYHPLKLLTRRVSIEIRIGVPFPITSVSDLAGKKMRQMVMDRITREMYSLARE